One stretch of Emys orbicularis isolate rEmyOrb1 chromosome 5, rEmyOrb1.hap1, whole genome shotgun sequence DNA includes these proteins:
- the ATOH1 gene encoding transcription factor ATOH1 — MSHLRAAAAEWVEGGRDLGAQEQLEQTLLGQEHPGCGFPPAWLGMCCPARVPAAAAAASPRYLLPGAAEEEEEEPLEAGGAEQHLGGCSSRSGPSGKLCKLPGGVPSAEGLSGCGRQRAPSGGLRQQVSGVQKQRRLAANARERRRMHGLNHAFDQLRNVIPSFNNDKKLSKYETLQMAQIYISALAELLHSPAAPADTPGKGEHRAPPHEATGAEAGAAGQGQGQQQRPSPSGHCRTRFPQQPAAGGYSVPLDPLHFSFQESALMAQKAPSPALLGQPLERSKPSPRSHRSDGEFSPRSHYSDSDEAN; from the coding sequence atgaGCCACCTGCGGGCGGCCGCCGCCGAGTGGGTGGAAGGCGGCAGGGACTTGGGGGcccaggagcagctggagcagactCTCCTAGGGCAGGAGCATCCCGGTTGCGGTTTCCCCCCCGCTTGGCTGGGCATGTGCTGCCCGGCACGCGTCcccgcagccgccgccgccgcctcccccaGATACCTGCTGCCCGGAgcagcggaggaggaggaggaggagccgctggaggcggggggagccgAGCAGCacctgggcggctgcagcagcaggagcggcCCCTCGGGGAAACTGTGCAAGCTGCCAGGGGGCGTCCCGTCGGCGGAGGGGTTGTCGGGCTGCGGCAGGCAGCGCGCCCCGTCcggggggctccggcagcaggtgAGCGGCGTGCAGAAGCAGCGACGGCTGGCGGCCAACGCCCGGGAGCGGCGGCGGATGCACGGGCTGAACCACGCCTTCGACCAGCTGCGCAATGTCATCCCCTCCTTCAACAACGACAAGAAGCTGTCCAAGTACGAGACCCTGCAGATGGCGCAGATCTACATTAGCGCGCTGGCCGAGCTGCTGCACAGCCCGGCCGCGCCCGCCGACACCCCGGGCAAGGGCGAGCACCGCGCGCCGCCCCACGAGGCAACCGGAGCAGAGGCCGGAGCTGCAGGGCAAGgacaggggcagcagcagagaccctcgCCCTCCGGCCACTGCAGGACTCGCTTCCCCCAGCAGCCGGCTGCGGGGGGCTACTCCGTGCCGCTGGACCCTCTGCACTTCTCTTTCCAGGAGAGCGCCCTGATGGCACAGAAAGCCCCCTCCCCGGCCCTCCTCGGGCAGCCGCTAGAGAGGAGCAAACCATCGCCCAGGTCCCACAGGAGCGATGGAGAGTTCTCGCCCCGCTCCCACTACAGTGACTCTGATGAGGCCAActag